In one Halorubrum sp. CBA1229 genomic region, the following are encoded:
- a CDS encoding dienelactone hydrolase family protein, protein MSGRTPHAGDDPHADEELVTAGTPVADAEAAVVLVHGRGATARSIVGFGKEVAGAGDVALSSAASPPAVRETSGLSLLAPQAAANTWYPNSFLAPVADNEPGRSSGLRAVARAVETATDAGIPTERVLVAGFSQGACLASEFVARNPARYGGLAVLSGGLIGESIDVDDYRSHAAAEIEGDVAAALGGTPAFLGCSDVDPHIPEERVHETTAVLEALGADVDERIYEGMGHGINEDETEAVAALVASLS, encoded by the coding sequence ATGAGCGGCCGGACGCCTCACGCGGGAGACGACCCCCACGCCGACGAGGAGCTGGTGACGGCCGGGACCCCCGTCGCGGACGCCGAGGCCGCCGTCGTCCTCGTGCACGGCCGCGGCGCGACCGCGCGGAGCATCGTCGGCTTCGGCAAGGAGGTCGCGGGCGCCGGCGACGTTGCGCTCTCGTCGGCGGCTTCGCCGCCGGCTGTCAGAGAGACCTCCGGTCTCTCACTACTCGCCCCGCAGGCGGCCGCGAACACCTGGTACCCGAACTCCTTCCTCGCGCCCGTCGCGGACAACGAGCCCGGCCGGAGCTCCGGGCTCCGCGCCGTTGCCCGCGCGGTCGAGACGGCGACGGACGCCGGGATCCCGACCGAGCGCGTCCTCGTCGCCGGATTCTCGCAGGGCGCCTGCCTCGCGAGCGAGTTCGTCGCGCGGAACCCGGCTCGATACGGCGGGCTCGCGGTCCTGAGCGGCGGCCTGATCGGCGAGTCGATCGACGTCGACGACTACCGCTCGCACGCGGCGGCCGAGATCGAGGGCGACGTCGCCGCGGCGCTCGGGGGAACCCCGGCGTTCCTCGGCTGCAGTGACGTCGACCCGCACATCCCGGAGGAGCGCGTCCACGAGACGACCGCGGTGTTAGAGGCGCTCGGCGCCGACGTCGACGAGCGGATCTACGAGGGGATGGGCCACGGGATCAACGAGGACGAGACGGAGGCCGTCGCCGCGCTTGTCGCGTCGCTGTCGTGA
- a CDS encoding VOC family protein: MSDESAAPVTTELPDAPFHTSGTDHITVWGSNEADTIAFYRDLLGMPLVLRQPNLDDPSQTHLFFDTGDGRILTFFVSDDRPSARGQRAGTGAVHHLCFSVDPDEYEDIMAALEEAGKGYNVFDRGIFHSIYTQDNNGLVIELSADKYEIPDDRKGEVLATAQRLREEDGADFAKDRHMKAALEEIGLPVIKHDLPDADAGVGV, encoded by the coding sequence ATGAGCGACGAAAGCGCGGCTCCGGTCACGACGGAGCTTCCGGACGCACCGTTCCACACCAGCGGCACCGATCACATCACGGTCTGGGGAAGCAACGAGGCCGACACGATCGCCTTCTACCGCGACCTGCTCGGGATGCCGCTCGTCCTCCGCCAGCCGAACCTCGACGACCCGTCGCAGACGCACCTGTTCTTCGACACGGGCGACGGGCGCATCCTGACGTTCTTCGTGAGCGACGACCGGCCCTCGGCCCGCGGCCAGCGCGCCGGCACCGGCGCCGTCCACCACCTCTGCTTCAGCGTCGATCCGGACGAGTACGAGGACATCATGGCGGCGTTAGAGGAGGCCGGCAAGGGATACAACGTGTTCGACCGCGGGATCTTCCACTCGATCTACACGCAGGACAACAACGGCCTCGTCATCGAGCTCTCCGCCGACAAGTACGAGATCCCGGACGACCGGAAGGGCGAAGTGCTCGCGACCGCCCAGCGCCTCCGCGAGGAGGACGGCGCCGACTTCGCGAAGGACCGACACATGAAGGCGGCCTTAGAGGAGATCGGCCTCCCGGTGATAAAGCACGACCTGCCCGACGCGGACGCGGGCGTCGGCGTATGA
- a CDS encoding cobalt-precorrin-7 (C(5))-methyltransferase yields the protein MSDDASYDLDAGPDPADYAAATPEPACADDDGRVVHAVGVGPGNPEHLVPRAERAIRAADVVVGFETVVDLVRDRTDADCVACGYRDEATALATFAERVADGERGTAVLMGDPNHSGYQFVGKVERALDEATGGSVAFRVVPGISSLQVAASRGRTPMEDATFVTLHKSGDLGDDLARLRRDAGQRHLLVLPRPFDWMPGDIARDLLDHGCERSDVALVCERLTRDDEAITRTTVGELARHAGGTARSDTPFSDLSVLVVRR from the coding sequence GTGAGCGACGACGCCTCGTACGACCTCGACGCGGGACCGGACCCGGCGGACTACGCGGCGGCGACGCCCGAACCCGCGTGCGCGGACGACGATGGACGCGTGGTGCACGCCGTCGGTGTCGGTCCGGGGAATCCGGAGCACCTCGTTCCGCGGGCGGAGCGAGCGATCCGGGCGGCCGACGTCGTCGTCGGCTTCGAGACGGTCGTCGACCTCGTCCGTGATCGCACGGACGCCGACTGCGTGGCCTGCGGCTACCGCGACGAGGCGACCGCGCTGGCGACGTTCGCCGAACGGGTCGCGGACGGGGAGCGGGGGACAGCGGTGTTGATGGGCGATCCGAACCACTCGGGCTATCAGTTCGTCGGCAAGGTCGAACGCGCGCTCGACGAGGCGACCGGCGGTTCGGTCGCCTTCCGCGTCGTCCCGGGGATCTCTTCGCTTCAGGTCGCGGCGAGCCGGGGCCGGACGCCCATGGAGGACGCGACCTTCGTCACGCTCCACAAGAGCGGCGACCTCGGCGACGACCTCGCTCGGCTTCGGCGTGACGCGGGCCAGCGGCACCTGCTCGTCCTCCCGCGTCCGTTCGACTGGATGCCCGGCGATATCGCTCGCGACCTGCTCGATCACGGCTGCGAGCGGTCGGACGTCGCGCTCGTCTGCGAGCGGCTCACCCGCGACGACGAGGCGATCACGCGGACGACCGTCGGTGAGCTCGCGCGCCACGCCGGCGGCACCGCGCGGTCGGACACGCCGTTCTCGGACCTGTCCGTACTGGTCGTCCGCCGGTAG